Within Cellulophaga sp. L1A9, the genomic segment TGTCTATCGTTGCTGTTTTCTTTCCTGTTTCTTCTCCTTTTAGCGCTTCTGAAAGAAATAATAGTTTAGCCGTAGGTTCCTCATTAACCACCTCTGAAACCATATTTTCTAAATGCTTAGGAAGCGTTAATTTTGTCGCAGTAGCTTTATCTAATTGAACCAAATCTGGCATTAAATACAAAGAGTCTGATGTTTCTCCTGTACCCGCATGACGGTCTAACACTTTGGGCTTTGGGCTATGATCAGGTTTCAAATAGGGACGTATTGCTTCGCCAAAATCTACGGCAATACCCTTGGTTTTTTGGTTAATTTGATCTACTAAAAAAGTAGTAATAGCCCTATTCCCGCCATGAGAATTCATAAACACAAAACGTTTAAAACCGTGTTTGATCAACGATTGAACCGTTTCCATATGCACTTGAATTATCGTGTCTGCGCTTAATGTAATAGAGCCAGAAAATGCCATGTGATAAGGAGATTGTCCTGCCATTAAAACAGGAGCTACTAGAATATCACGCTCTTGTGCGATAAGCTTACACTGCTCTACTCCGTTTATAAAATCGGTCCCAATAGGCAAATGACTTGAATGCTGTTCTAATGCTCCAATAGGAATAATAACCATATCAGATTTCGATAAAAATGCATCCACCTCAGGAACCGTCATGTGAGGCAAATAATTCTTAACTTTTTTCTCGTTCCAAAGTGGGTTTATTGAGGAGCCTGTATGCATAGAAATACGTTTTAGAATAAATAATAGTTAATTAGTTCTGCTTTAAAGATTAAGCGATAGGCTATTTTATGATAATTGTTTCTAGATGTACAGGAACGATAATAGTAGCTTCGGGGGAAACGGCTTTAACCTCTTCAATAAAAGGTGTAATCTTATTGTCTATAGCTTTTTCTTGAGAATACCCATAAGGCACTCTAAAGTTATCCCAATGGGTAGGTATTATAGTTTTAGGAAAATTTGTAGCTTTCAATAAGCGTTCTGTATACTTGTAAATTTCCAATCTTGAAAAATTTACGCCTGGCAAAAGAATATCTGGCGTTAGGCCTTGAACTTCTTTTTCTAAAAAGTTCATAGAACCTGCTGTTAATATTTTGTGATTATTGAATCTTACATAAAACATTAAGGAACCACCTTCTATAAAGTCTTCTAGCTTTAAGGGTGCTTTTAATTCTTTTTCATGCGTTCTAGCATCAAAATAATGTTTGTCATTTAAAGCAGAATGTATCGAAGGAACCACCTTTACCGAAAACTCATCAAACTGATAATCTTCCCCGCCTCTAACGGTAAGTAGTTGTTCTTCCGGAACCCCGTAGGCTCTTAGTATATTGCAGCTCGTTTCTGTAGCAATTACTTTAGCACCTGTTTTCTTTGCGATATAAGGTACATCTCCTAAATGATCTAAATGCGAATGGTGTACTAAAATATAATCAGCCGTTGTAATATGTTTATTGATGACCACGGTGTCTGATACAAAATAATCACTTTCATAATAATTTTTACGAGGATCTTCTTTACTATTTGCAGGGCTATCTCCTAATTTTACTCTAGACAAATAAGGGTCTACTAAAATGGTTGTTTTCCCATCTGTCATTTCCCAACCAGCACCACCAAAATATTTTAATTTCAGTTCTTGACTGCTTGCATATTGAAGACCTAAAAACAGAAGTCCTAAAAACCATGTTTTAGAACTCATAATTTTTGAAGGTGATTTTTTAATTCGTGTATTTAACATGAAGTGCATAAATTTAAGATTGCATTAAAAGAGTGATACTAATCGATGACCTCAACGATTACTTCTATTTCTACAGCTTGCGCTCTAGGTAATGTAGCTACACCAATGGCAGCGCGCGCATGAATACCTCTTTCTCCAAAAACAGCCACCATTACATCTGAAAAGCCATTAATTACTTTTGGTTGTTCTATAAAAGTAGGCTCAGCGTTTACAAAAGCCAAGGCTTTCACGATACGCTTCACTTTTTTTAAATCACCCAACATGTATTCTAATACTGCTATTTGATTTATTGCCGTTAATCTAGCACCTTCATAGCCTTGATCAATAGAGACATCTAGCCCTAGTTTCCCTGTCATTTCAGTTCCATCTGCATATCTAGGGCCTTTGCCTGCTAAAAATATAAGGTTACCAGTTTGTACACCATTAACGTAATTAGCTACTGGGTTGGGGGGACTAGGTAACGTTATATTTAATTCTTTTAATCGCTGTTCTGGATTGTATTCTTTTTCAATACTATCTGGCATTACTTTTTTCAGTTATCGTTTTTAGCTTTAAAATCCGCCGCGTGCCACAAAGGCTCACTTTCATAATAATTTCCATTGGTAACAACTGCTTCAACAGTTCTCAAGTTTTCAATATTTTCTAATGGATTTTTCTCTAAAATAGCAATATCTGCTTCTTTACCAATCTCTAAGGTCCCTGTTTCATCGCCTCTTCCCATAGCAGTTGCAGGAACGATTGTAGCTGTTTTAAGAGCTTGCAAAGGCGTTAATCCTCCATATTTAGTATAGGTTTCTAATTCTAAAAAGAGTCCAAATCCTGGTGCAAAATTATCCGTACCAGCAACAACAGGTATCCCTGCTTTGTAAAACTTTCCTATTACCGCTGCAGATTTCATTATATCTTTCTTCGCTTGTTCTGCACGTGTTGCATTTAAACCACTTCTAAACCTTTTACCTTCAAAAAGTTCATAAGCCATTTTACCTGCATCTGGTTCTATTGTTTCCATTAATTCGCCTTCTTGCATAGTACGTACAACTCCCAAACCAAGTGTAGGATCTAATACAGTACCGTGTTTTAAATAAAACGCGATTGCAGTATTAATCTGCTCCTCAGTAATTTCATTTTTAGCCATAAAATATGACCCTAATTCTGATATTTTTTTATCTGGAAATAATACCGCTAAAATCCTATTGTAATGACTTAACATATCCATACCATCTTCCACCGCCTTATTTGCATTATCGACCAATGCAGGAACATGGCCGGTAACGGTCATACCAACTTTATGAGCTTCAATAGCTAATACTTTTAAAATTTCTGGCTCTATTGAAGTATAAATCTTAATTTGCTCATACCCATTTTTATGGTATAAGTCTACAACTTCCTTAGCTTCTTCTGCAGATCTAGCTCTTATAATTCCGTTACCTTTAACACCAGGCCCGTCCGTCATACCAGACAATAGAATATCTGGCCCCAAGGCTCCATCTTTTGCTATAGCATCTCTAAAAGCGGTTGCAAATTCTAATTCATTACCATTATCTCTAATTGTAGTAACACCACCCGCTAAGTATGTTGGTGCCCATTGTACCTGATTTGAATGTGCATGCATGTCCCATAAACCAGGTATTAATGTTTTTCCTTTTACATCAATAACTGTTGCGTTTTCAGGAATTTCTACATCAGTTCTTTTTCCAATTGTTTTAATACGACCATCTTCAATAATCATGGTCATATCCTTTAATGTTTGATCACTTAGACCATCTACAATATCACCACCAACTAAAGCTTTAACTTTAGCTTGTTCTCCTTTTAAATCTGTAGTATATTTTTTAAGCGCTGCCATTTGTTCTTCGACATTACCTTTGATAAAAAATGGTTTAGCTTCTTCATAACCTTTCTTTATTAACTCTCTAATTTGAGTATTTGCTTTTACTAAGGCAACTAAATTTTTAGACTTATCTAACCAAATGGTACGCCCGCCCCAATTAATACCTTCAACAACATAACGATCTAATGCAACATCTTCTCCTTTTATTTGAACAATGTCTTCTCCTTTGTGTGTTAAAGAAACTTCTCCTCTTGGTAACGTTGATAATGATGTAATACCTTCATGATTAAAATAATATTGATATAACATCATTTCAATCCCAGCAGGAATATTACTATTTACTGCAAAAAAAGCATCTTTTTTATTTGAAGTAACTACATCAAAATGCTTTTCCCATATGGAAACCTGATCTCCATGAACCTCCATTTTAAATATATTAGTGGTATCCTTACTCGTAATACGTCTACTTTCATAAGATATTGGTTCCAGATCAGTTGTTAAGTATAATTTTGATTCTATACCCGTAATACGACCTCTTTCATTTTCACCTTGGATAGACGTAACTGTTATCCTGTCTTTATTTGAAGTAATATTATAAGTTTCTTCCCCTATTTGTGACTGCCTTCTATAAACAAAAAAAGTACCCTCATCACTAATATCTTGCCATTTTGAGGGTGTAGTTGTACAACCAGTAACGAAAAGCAACACAACCATTTGTAGCATGTAGCTTGCTTTATTCATCATAAATTTTGAATTATTTTTAACTATCATTTTAGTTTTTTTTAGAATTGTAATTAGAGCCTATACTTAAAATCAAGGAAATTTAGGGGTGAATTTATTGAAGTAAAACTGATTCAATTCATCAGAATTACTTTCAATAATATCTAGTTTATTATCGCCATTTAAATCAAATGTCAGGATATCATAGGTACTAAAATTCTGATTATTTAATTGAACTTTCTCCCAGGAAGTGGCATCTCCCGAGTTAATAAAAACGTTATTTGGAGCGGCTACATTCCCAACAATGATGTCTATATTACCATCACCATTTAAATCGCCAATAGACAGCGAGTAAGATTCATCTGAACTATCATCAAATACTACTTTACGCGTGTATGTTCCTTTTTTACTTCCAAAATAGATGACATTAGGCTCTCCTATATTTGCAGTAATAATATCCTTAAATCCATCTTTATCTAGGTCTATTACGGCTACAGATCTTGTAACATCATTACCTGTTCCATAGGGTGTTTTTTTTGAGAATTTTAGATTGCCATCATTTAAATACACATAGTTGGGTTGGTCATCTCTATTGGCTAATATCAAATCTAAATATCCATCGTCATTCATATCTGCAACCTCAACATCTATGGTAGAATCTTTTTTATCACCAAACCCTATAACTTCCGTAAAAATCCCTTTTCCATTATTTAAGCAAATTTCATTTTCACTTCCTCTATTGGTAATCAGAATATCTTTATCGCCATCATCATCTAAATCTGCAACAACAATATTTCTTGTGTGCCCATATTTTTCACCAAAGCTTGCACCTTTAGTAAAGTTTCCTGCTCCGTCATTTATAAAAATGTAATTGGGAGCCATATCATTTCCAACGGCAATATCTAAATCGCCATCACCATCAAAATCTGCGAGTTCTGTAGAATAACTTGTTTCTTGCTCTGTCCCTAAATTTTTTGAAACGGTAAAAATACCACGTCCATTGTTTATAAAAATTCGGTTCTGACCTGGCCAATGCCTACCATTTGCCGCAACAATATCTAAATCGCCATCATTATCAATATCACCAATACCCATAGAAGCGGTTCTCTCCTTATGGATACCTAAAATTGTTCTACTATTATTAAAAAAATTTGATTTTTGGGAGTGTACAGAAAGGATGCAACTTGAAAAAAGTGCAAATAGAATATATTTCATACGTTAACTATTAGTTGGTTTGAGTCGCTAGTATTAATAAGCAGTTGTGTCTCTTTTTATAGACACAATTTTGGTACTGAATTTTATTTATTTAAAATGTTGGATCCCCATGGCTTGATACACCTCTTCGGCATAAAAAAGATTTCCCCCCTTCATGGTCCACTCAACATTACGAATTGCACTAATCGCTTCTAAGGGATTTCCATCGATAAGAATAAGATCTGCTTTTTTACCAACTTCTATAGAACCGTATGATTCTGACACCCCTGTCATTTCTGCAGATTTTATTGTTGCAATTTTTAAAACCTCCGCATTGGGGATACCTGCTTGCGCATAAAGCTCTAGTTCTCTATGATATAAAAAACCTGGAAGCCCATCTGTACCTGGAACAATTTCTATCCCTTTCTCATACAAATCATAAACAACGGCTAACATTTTATTAAAACTCCCTTTATAGCGTGTTATTTTCTCACCAGATTTTGGGAGTCCACCGCTATAATAATCACGTTGGTTAAGTAATGGAAGTCTGTCTATAATCTTAACATAAGTAGGACTTGGCTCGCCTTTTACGGACACAAACATATTTTCAAAAATAGAAACGGTAGGATCTATACGGATGTTTTTTGTTTTTAAAAGATGCACAAAATCGAGGTATTCTTTAGATTTAAGATCAAGGTCTACACCGTGGTATGCAGACATCGTATGCCTTAATGGCGTGCGGGTATCTATGGTATCTGATAAAAAATTGAGCAAAACCATGTTCATATGCTGTATCTCATCATATCCTTGATTAATGGCTTGCGTAGCCGTCATAAAAGCAGGAATATGACCGCTAACACGCATCTCTAATTCATGCGCTCTTTTAGTTAAAGGCGCTACCCATTCTGGCCTAATAGAACTATATAATTTAATTTGCTCATAGCCTAGATCTTTATATTCTTGTATTTCCGACAAGCCTTCTTCTACAGAACTCACTACGTTACGTTGATTCGCATAAGGCCCATCTCCATCTATAATACCCCCAAATGTGACAATACGTGGGCCGATAATTTCATTGGTATTAAATTGCTTGCTTAACACTTTTAATTGTTTGTTGTTTGCTAAATCTCTAACAGAAGTAACTCCACCAGCCACATGTAACATGCCTCTAAATTTGGTATTATGCGTATGCATATCAAACATGCCAGGCATTAGTGTTTTTCCACCACAGTTAATAACTTTAATCTCTTTACTTATTTCTTGATCATCACTAGCTTTAATTGATTCGATGTTATCACCATCTACAACTACATCTTGATTTTTTAATAGTGTTCCTTGAGCAGTAAAAACATTTACATTTTTAATGATAACCTGATCTAGTTTATGAGTTACCTTTTTAGCCACATCAGCTAAATACTCATCTTCAATAGCGTCTTGTATGCCCTTCATTTCTAGGCGCAATTCTTTTAAATCTGTTCTAATAATATGCAGATTTCCTGATATTTTAGCAACCATTTCATCCCCGATCATCCATAAATATGTGGGATTCATGTCCAATCCTTTCACCATTAAAAGGTTTATTAGCGTACTGTTAGAAAGAGATATAGCACGTTTATCCACAAGCTCAACTTCGCCTTTTGGGTATAATTTTACTTTTTCGTCTTCAGAGGACATTAGAAGTTTGGCAAGAACTTCATAAATGGCAGGAGAGCCATCATATCTAAAATAAAGGGCGTCTCCGTTGAAGTCGCCCTTACGCTCACCTTTTGGATTTAACCAAGTTGCTTTATGCTTTTCACTCTTAAAAAACTCCTGTATGGAATCTTTTAAATAATTAACCCCAGAAACAGATTGCGAAGTAATATACCCTTTCTTATTAAAAGTTAGTTCTTCTAAAAATTCAGGACCACGACCTCTATCTGTATAGGTATAATAATAGTTTACCGTGTTTTTATTGGTCTTCCACTTCTCATATTTACCTGCTAAACCTTCTCTAAAAACCACATCGTAAACCACTTTATCTGAAGTGTTCTCATTTGCAGAGAATGGGTTATTAAAACTACTTGTAATTATAAAAAAAAAGAAAAGTGTGCATATATATTTCATAAGCTACAAGAGTATTTTAAGGTGTATACTTCGTTTTTTTGCTATTTAAGCGTTAAGACTTTAGCGTATCTTTAAAATACCCCAACCAATTGAGACCCAGTATCTTTTCTATATCCCCGGTACTATACCCTCTTTTGTCTAAAACTTTTGCCACTTGCAAATAACGATCTGGTTTATCTAATTCGGGAATCCAAGGTGGCCATTGTACTTTATAGGATGGTTTAAATCTCGTTAATCTTGGTACGTACCAATTCTCTCTAGTAGCACCTGTTGCCTCTAAACCTTGAATAGCAAAATCTGCTGCAACACCTACATGGTCTATTCCTGCAATTTTAACGGCATGGTCTATATGATCTACATAGGTTTCCAGTGTGGTTTTTGTCCCTAATTCTGGACCAATCATATACCCTAAACATATAATTCCTATAACTCCGCCTTTATCTGCCATTGCTTTAATTTGGCCGTCTGTTTTAGCTCGTGGATGGTCTTTATATAAAGCCTCACACATAGAGTGATTAAAACAAGCACCAGAGGTACTAAATTTAATTCCGTCGTTAGTTGTTTCTCGCCCACAATGCGATAGATCTATCATGATCCCTAGCTCATTCATACGTGCTAAAGCCTCAATACCAAAGTCTGATAAGCCAGAGTTGGTGCGTTCTGTACTCCCGTCTCCCAATAAATTTCTCTGATTATAGGTTAATTGAATCCAACGTGTTCCTGCATCATAAAGTGTATCAATATTATCTATTGATTTTTCTATCATTGTTGCATTCTGAAACCCTAAAAATGCGGCCGTCTTATTTTCTTTTTTTGCGCGAATAAAATCATCAGCGCTTGTAGCAAGTAATAGTTTATCAGGATTATCTTTTATTCGTTTTTGCCACTCTGCTAACGAAGCTAAGGCCACATTTAAATTACCCGATGCTAATGAAGCTCCAAACCCCGTATAACCAGATTGATCTAATGCTTTAAAAGATTCCTCGTTCCAACCCCTAGGTATTATTAACCCATCTATAACGATGGCTTCTTTATAAAGTTTTTCTATTTTTTTATCTAGAAGGTTTGTAAATACACTGTTTGACATGTTTTGGTTTGGGGCTATAGTAATGGATTCCATTATTGAATTAAAGGCCATTGCCGTCTGTGCGGGAAAAAGTGTTCCTAGTGATAATAGTTTGACTAAATTTCTACGATTTTGTTTCAAAATATTCTAGTATTACTATTTAAAAAATGATATAAAGAGATAGTTAAAAAGCAAGGCTATTTTTAGCATTGCTTTTTATCATGAATTAAATCTTGTACACACATTGAAAATAACAGTAACGTATCAATGTGTGTAACAAGTAAATGGTTCCAATAGGGTATTAATTAATACCCTGGATTTTGCTCAATATTAGGATTAACATCTGTCTCGTCTTGAGGTATTGGCATTATAACAGTATCTGCTCCATAAGGAATTAAACAAATCTGTGCCGTACAGTTGGTTCTAACAATATCCATTTGATTACGCATCAAATCCCAAAGTCGTTGTCCTTCAAAGGCCAACTCTAATCTTCGTTCCAAGAATATAGCATCATCAAGAGCAACACCAGTATCTGTATTATCTGGTTCATCTGCAATTGCACGTTGACGTACCATATCTAAATCATCTTGTGCACCCGCTATATCAGTACCAATTTCTGCTCTAGCTTCTGCGCGTATCAAATACATTTCTGCTAGTCTAACAACTTTTACATTGTCAAAACCATTGATGTCCGGATATTTGATCATCCTATTTGGTGCAAATTCTCCAGTTAATAAAGGGTCTACTTCAAAGGTGCTTAAGCGAGCATCATTCTCAGGATAAAGATTAGCTACATCATTTGAAGGAAGGTAATCTCCAAAACCTGCTTGTAGATAAAGTCCAGCGATACCATTACCACCAACATTATCAGTTTCAGTCATTGATATTTCAAAAATAGACTCCGAACTATTGTCGGTTGTCCACAAGTCATAATAGTTAGCGTTGGAAACTAAACTATAATCACCTGATTCTATAACATTTGAAGCCATAGCTTCTGCATTTGTCCAATCTTCTTGAAACAGATATACTTTAGCCATTAATGCCCTTACCGATATTGGAGATAAGGTATTTGAATTACCGCTTCTAGAGTTCCCATTCATAAAAGAAATACCCGTAGTCATATCAGAAATAATTTGTTCATATACTTCTGCTACGGTACTTCTAGAAGGTTCATTATCTAAATCAAAATTCAAAACAATTGGCACCCCTAAATGACTAGCATCTGCCGTATAATTATATTGTTGAGCAAACATGCGTACTAAATCAAAATACATCAAACCTCTTAGCGCATAAGCCTCACCAATGATATGATTTTGCTCCGCTATAACTGCATCAGATAAAATTGTTTCGGAGTTGATGATAGCGTTAGCTGCATTAATTCCTTCATAAGCACTAGCCCAAAGCGCTTGCGCCTGTCCATCGGATACTCTTTGAATATGTTCGGCATAATCTACAACTCTGTTGGCCTGCCCATTTTGTTTTACGTCATCTGCTAATACATCAGGTATCATAATCATATAACGTCCATAATATTCTGAACCAGATAATTTATTATATATGCCAGTAATAGAAGATTCATAACCGTCAAGATCCAATAAGGCATCGGTATCCGAAACAGATTGTTGCGGAGTAAGTTCTAAAAAAGAGTCTGAACAAGAGAATACGAGTCCAGTCAATATCGATAATATAAATATTTTATATGTTTTCATATTTTTCATCATTTAAAGTTGAATATCTAAACCTATGGATACAGTCTTCACTGCTGGCGTCTGTCCTGTGTAGCTACCATTAATACCTTGTTCTGGATCAATGTACAGGATATCCTCTTTCACAAAGGTTAGGATATTAGTTCCTCTAGCATACAATCGCATAGAATTCAAACCTAATAGCGAAGTAATCTTTTCGGTAAAATTATAGGCAACTGTTAAATCTCTTAATCGAATATAACTACCATCATACAACCATCTAGTTTGGTTTCCTTCATTACTACCATTACGACCACCCCAAATAAACTGAGGCGCTAATGCGTCTGTTGAACCAGGTTGCCATCTGTTGTCATAAATAAAGTCAGCTGTACTTCTTGGCGTTAGTCTTCCGTCTCCTAATGTACCTCTTGCTCTAGAATCAAAAATATAATTACCGTAAGAGTAGATAAAGTTGGCACTAAGGCTTACATCTTTATAAGTGAACATGGTATTGAAACCTCCAAAAAATTCTGGTGTAGCAGACTTGTCATCTAAAAAGCGCTCTGCATCACTGATATCATTCGTTATCGTTGTTTTTGAAGCATCTGTATACCATTGTGGATCACCATTTTCTTGATTCACACCAGCCCAACTATATAAATAGAAAGATTGAAAATCTTCACCTTCTTGTCTTCTATAAGCACCATCTGTAAAATCGTCAGTAAGTTCTGTGATTTCATTCTTTAGAAAGGTGGTATTAAACCCAACATTCCAAGTAAAGTCTTTCTTGCTGATGATATCTGCATTCATTGAGATTTCCAAACCTGAGTTTTTCATTTCACCAAAGTTTTGGGTCAACGAAGAGAAGCCGGAGGTCAAGGTAATTGGCACATTTAAAATAAGGTCTGAAGAAGTACGTTCAAAATACTCAACAGTACCACTTATTTTAGAAAACAGACCAAAATCTATACCTACGTTAAAATTCTGTTGACTCTCCCAAGTAAGATCAGGATTGGCAATTTGGTTTGGACTACCACCTGGATTACCATCATAATCTTGACCAAAAACGTAAAGTCCTTGTGAAGGAAAATTACCAATGGCAGCATTACCTGTTACACCCCAAGAACTTCTAACTTTTAGTAAATCTAAAAAGGAAACATCTTCTAAAAAAGATTCCCTACTAGCAACCCAACTTCCACCGAAGGAATAAAAAGTACCCCATCTGTTATCAGCACCAAATCTAGAAGACCCGTCTCGTCTTAAACTACCTGAAAGAAAATATTTTCCATCGTAGTTGTAATTTAACCTAGAAAAGGCAGAAACAAAGGTATACTCAGATTTTGATCCACTAATGGCAAACTCTGCCGATGCACTATTTAACGTTCTTAAACTTTGGTTAGGAAATTGCGTTCCAGAAGCACTAAAGGATTCATTATTAGTTTCTTGAGCTTCAAAACCCCCTAAGACATTAAAGTTATGGTTATCACCTAAAATAAAATTATAATCTGCTGTTTGCGTACCTACAAAGGTTCTAAGTGACGTATTGGCTTCGTAACCAATACCTCCAGAATTTCTTCCTCCACCATATCTTGGATTTTGATATTGCGATTCGGTTAACGTAAGAAGGTCAAAATTCAATTGTGAACGTAAGGTCAGATTCTTAATTGGTTTAATAGACACCGCAAAATTATCAATAACCCTAAACTGTTTATTTTCCCATAAATCATCACCACTTAAAGCACCAACTGGGTTGGCTCCTCCTAAAGGAAAATAGTCGGCATGTTCCCCATTAAATCTTCCTTCTTCATCATAAATAGGAATTAACGGTGATAACTCTAAAGAGTTTTTAAACGGATTATTAAAAGAACCACCATCAAAAAATGTATTTGTTGTACTGTTCGAAACCGATATATTATTGGAAATGGTTAAATAATCTGTCGCTTTAAATTCAATATTACTTCGGGCACTTAACCTATTAAAACCAGATCCTATAATATAGTTTTCTTGATCATAATAAGCTCCAGAGAAAAAATACTTTAAATTATCAGTACCTCCACTAGCACTTAAATCATAACTTTGAGTTATTCCCGTTCTGGTAATTGCATCTAACCAATTGGTATCTGTAGGTTCTCCCGTTGAAGGATCAATCAGTTGTTGAAAAGTAGCATCAAATCTTGCTTGCGCTTCCGCTGCTGTATCTCCACCATTAACATAACCTTCAAGATAAAGTTCTGTATACTCTGCGGCATTCAATGGTTTCAAGATCTTATTGTATGCTTGTGAATTGAACCCTGTTAGGGTTTTTAAGGTAATTTTAGCCTTACCAGACTTTCCTGATTTTGTGGTAATTAAAATAACACCATTTGCTCCTCTAGACCCATAAATTGCAGTTGAAGATGCATCTTTTAATACTGAAATTGATTCAATATCATTAGGGTTAATCGATGCCATAACATTAGTACTAGTACCTCCATTATCTATAGTACCGATACTACCATTTTGTATAGGAATACCATCTATAACGTACAATGGTTCACTAGACGCTGATATAGAACCAATACCTCTTATTCTAACTTGTGTATTTCCACCCGGGGCACCATCTACCGCACTTGCCTGTAAACCTGCAGTACTACCTCTTAATGCTTGCTCGAAACTAGAAACCGGTGCTTGTTCAAAAGTTTCACTTTTTACAACACCTACAGATCCTGTTAAAGATTCTTTTGTTTGCGTACCATATGCCACAACTACAACTTCACCTAAAGCTGCTGCATTTTCTTTTAAGGTGATATCGATAACATTTTTTTCACCAACAGTAGCAGTTTGAGATAACATTCCTATATAAGAAAATGCTAATATGTCTGTACTATTAGCGTTAATAGCATAGTGACCATCAAAATCTGATTGCGTACCTTGAGTGGTACCTTTCACAAGAATATTTACACCTACTAATGGTATTCCATCAGTACCATAAACGGTTCCTGTTATTGTCTTTTCTTGTACCGAAGCATCATCGTTTGAAATATTTTGGTTCGTTGTTCTCGATTCAACTTTTTTAACGACAATTTGCTTCCCTTCTATCTTATAGGTAAGATTTGTATTTGAAAAGGCTTTATCCAGTATGGTAGAAATTTTTA encodes:
- a CDS encoding creatininase family protein — its product is MHTGSSINPLWNEKKVKNYLPHMTVPEVDAFLSKSDMVIIPIGALEQHSSHLPIGTDFINGVEQCKLIAQERDILVAPVLMAGQSPYHMAFSGSITLSADTIIQVHMETVQSLIKHGFKRFVFMNSHGGNRAITTFLVDQINQKTKGIAVDFGEAIRPYLKPDHSPKPKVLDRHAGTGETSDSLYLMPDLVQLDKATATKLTLPKHLENMVSEVVNEEPTAKLLFLSEALKGEETGKKTATIDMTKTGVWGELNPKEATVERGAANINNVVQAMVGFIDKWNELIKI
- a CDS encoding MBL fold metallo-hydrolase, with protein sequence MSSKTWFLGLLFLGLQYASSQELKLKYFGGAGWEMTDGKTTILVDPYLSRVKLGDSPANSKEDPRKNYYESDYFVSDTVVINKHITTADYILVHHSHLDHLGDVPYIAKKTGAKVIATETSCNILRAYGVPEEQLLTVRGGEDYQFDEFSVKVVPSIHSALNDKHYFDARTHEKELKAPLKLEDFIEGGSLMFYVRFNNHKILTAGSMNFLEKEVQGLTPDILLPGVNFSRLEIYKYTERLLKATNFPKTIIPTHWDNFRVPYGYSQEKAIDNKITPFIEEVKAVSPEATIIVPVHLETIIIK
- a CDS encoding RidA family protein is translated as MPDSIEKEYNPEQRLKELNITLPSPPNPVANYVNGVQTGNLIFLAGKGPRYADGTEMTGKLGLDVSIDQGYEGARLTAINQIAVLEYMLGDLKKVKRIVKALAFVNAEPTFIEQPKVINGFSDVMVAVFGERGIHARAAIGVATLPRAQAVEIEVIVEVID
- a CDS encoding amidohydrolase family protein; this encodes MIVKNNSKFMMNKASYMLQMVVLLFVTGCTTTPSKWQDISDEGTFFVYRRQSQIGEETYNITSNKDRITVTSIQGENERGRITGIESKLYLTTDLEPISYESRRITSKDTTNIFKMEVHGDQVSIWEKHFDVVTSNKKDAFFAVNSNIPAGIEMMLYQYYFNHEGITSLSTLPRGEVSLTHKGEDIVQIKGEDVALDRYVVEGINWGGRTIWLDKSKNLVALVKANTQIRELIKKGYEEAKPFFIKGNVEEQMAALKKYTTDLKGEQAKVKALVGGDIVDGLSDQTLKDMTMIIEDGRIKTIGKRTDVEIPENATVIDVKGKTLIPGLWDMHAHSNQVQWAPTYLAGGVTTIRDNGNELEFATAFRDAIAKDGALGPDILLSGMTDGPGVKGNGIIRARSAEEAKEVVDLYHKNGYEQIKIYTSIEPEILKVLAIEAHKVGMTVTGHVPALVDNANKAVEDGMDMLSHYNRILAVLFPDKKISELGSYFMAKNEITEEQINTAIAFYLKHGTVLDPTLGLGVVRTMQEGELMETIEPDAGKMAYELFEGKRFRSGLNATRAEQAKKDIMKSAAVIGKFYKAGIPVVAGTDNFAPGFGLFLELETYTKYGGLTPLQALKTATIVPATAMGRGDETGTLEIGKEADIAILEKNPLENIENLRTVEAVVTNGNYYESEPLWHAADFKAKNDN
- a CDS encoding VCBS repeat-containing protein, translated to MKYILFALFSSCILSVHSQKSNFFNNSRTILGIHKERTASMGIGDIDNDGDLDIVAANGRHWPGQNRIFINNGRGIFTVSKNLGTEQETSYSTELADFDGDGDLDIAVGNDMAPNYIFINDGAGNFTKGASFGEKYGHTRNIVVADLDDDGDKDILITNRGSENEICLNNGKGIFTEVIGFGDKKDSTIDVEVADMNDDGYLDLILANRDDQPNYVYLNDGNLKFSKKTPYGTGNDVTRSVAVIDLDKDGFKDIITANIGEPNVIYFGSKKGTYTRKVVFDDSSDESYSLSIGDLNGDGNIDIIVGNVAAPNNVFINSGDATSWEKVQLNNQNFSTYDILTFDLNGDNKLDIIESNSDELNQFYFNKFTPKFP